In Girardinichthys multiradiatus isolate DD_20200921_A chromosome 10, DD_fGirMul_XY1, whole genome shotgun sequence, the sequence AAaggatttttatatttaaatgatcAAAAGTTGGTTCCCCACTGTCATTCCAGGTTATTGGGATGACATGTATGAAACTATCACACATTTTGTAAGCAACAGGTCGAAACAGAGGTTTATGTCCAAAATCAATTTAATAGcgaattttatttttccataagccttttataatatatttctaataaagCATATAgatatgtttatgtatttaacATGAGAAAACTCATGCACAGCCTACTTATTGAAAAAGGTCGTCTGCTGAGAACGGCCAACTTTACCTCTGAATTGCACTCttgatgtttgatttaaatgaagacaaacacatttgtttttttatttatttgaggaaactaacattccctcaacagatCTCaagaatttgtattttatttgagtgACAccactctttttttaattaattcatttattattttcattgttcACAGCAAAATAAGCCCTCTCAACTCAGAcaattataaaacacatttttattatttctgttgtttttgtcaCATGTTTCTTGTTGACTTTCACATTTTAACTTGCACTCAATCTGCATACAGGAATAATTTATTGGACACATTTTTGATGTACAACAGTATAGAGGTGACATACAGAAGATAATCATTTAGAAGCTCCGACtgctgttttaataataaacgcTCTCTTTAGGATTGTCTCTGTAAAGTCGGTGAGCAGCCCTTGCCCCCCCCTTTCTGAGCTCAGTTGTGGAAAAAAGCGTTCAGGTCCTCATATGGTGGCGCCCTGTCGTGGTGCAGGTGGACGTCGTGGAAAGGTGGGATGTTTTCTGAGTGCGCGCCTCCGCTGCGCGCTCCCGAAGGTCCAAAATGTAGGCTGTGGCTGGGCCGGGATGTGGTCAGTCCGGAGTAATGCATAGAGTAATGAAAGCTCCTGTCTGTGTCTGAGGACTCCTGCTGCTTCCCGGACATGCCGCCGTTCAGGCACACCGGTGGGCTGTGCTGGCCCTCATAGTCCGGACTGTTGTAGTCTGGAGACGTCCCGCCCGGCATGTACACGGCCTCATACCCGGGACCACTGTAGGAATGGGCCCGCATATTGAGGGCTCCGGCTCCGGGCTGGTAGTGGGGGCTAGAGAGGCGGGAGCATCGGTATGAGTAGGGATGGACTGAGAACGGAGAGCTGGGCATGTGGAAACGGGCTCCGTCTGCGCAGGGCTCGGTCAGGAAGTTCCTGGTGTTGAGCTGCAGGCAGCCCGCCACCAGATTTGTGGTAGGCTGGGAGAGGCCCTTGCACAACATCTGCACGTAGGTCACCACATCTGGACGTTTTCCGTTGCGTAAAATCTCCCCGAGGGCTAGAATATAATTCTTGGCCAGCCTCAGAGTCTCTATTTTGGAGAGTTTCTGGGTTTTGGAGTAGCACGGCACTACTTTGCGCAAGTTGTCCAGCGCTGAGTTCAGATCGTGCATGCGCGTGCGCTCCCGCGCGTTGGCTTTAACGCGGCGCATCTTAGAGCGCTCCACGCGCGCCGCCGTCATCTTGCGCTTCTTCGGGCCGCGCTTCTTGGGTTTATCCCCGCCGTTCTCGTCCCCGCACTCTTCTTCGTCGACATCGTCGTCGTCATCGTCGTCGTCCCCAGCCATCTCGGACTCTGCCCGGCTGCTGCCCTCCTGCGGCTCGTCTAAATCGTTCTCTTCGAGGTGGCAGGGCTCGCGTTCCTCCTTCACATTGCATCCGTCGCTCTCGgtgtcatccacccattcagcTGCCAACCGCTGGACGTCCGGCA encodes:
- the LOC124874662 gene encoding neurogenic differentiation factor 2-like — its product is MLSRLFSEVLPDVQRLAAEWVDDTESDGCNVKEEREPCHLEENDLDEPQEGSSRAESEMAGDDDDDDDDVDEEECGDENGGDKPKKRGPKKRKMTAARVERSKMRRVKANARERTRMHDLNSALDNLRKVVPCYSKTQKLSKIETLRLAKNYILALGEILRNGKRPDVVTYVQMLCKGLSQPTTNLVAGCLQLNTRNFLTEPCADGARFHMPSSPFSVHPYSYRCSRLSSPHYQPGAGALNMRAHSYSGPGYEAVYMPGGTSPDYNSPDYEGQHSPPVCLNGGMSGKQQESSDTDRSFHYSMHYSGLTTSRPSHSLHFGPSGARSGGAHSENIPPFHDVHLHHDRAPPYEDLNAFFHN